A single region of the Terriglobales bacterium genome encodes:
- a CDS encoding efflux RND transporter periplasmic adaptor subunit — protein MATRRLVHSILGFAVLSFLPLAACSKQQAEPQPIVSVQAAPVKQGSISQTVTADAVLYPINQATITPKIAAPVLKTYVTRGSKVRQGQLLVTLENRDLTAAQEENRGNFETVQAQTAIAKQNSIPEELTKAESDTKAAKESLDVQQKLFDSRQNLFNQGAIPRKDLDAAAVTLVQARAQYEQAQKHFDGLKAGGNQYALNSAGGQLVAAEGKYKGAQAQLQYSQIRSPIDGVVTDGPLYPGMLPTVGAPLITVMNLSQMIAKAHIPQNQASLLKKGDDATVKMVGLEDEIKGKVILVSPALDPGSTTVEVWVQAANPKGALKAGSSASLSMVAHTVPDALVVPAEALVTDEGGKKSVMVIGGDGVANKREVETGVQTADSVQIVSGVKPGEQVVSTGAYGLPDKTKVKVEAPAAPGKEGGDEGKDKGEGGSEP, from the coding sequence ATGGCAACTCGACGGCTTGTGCATTCAATTCTAGGGTTTGCTGTCCTTAGTTTCCTTCCGCTCGCCGCCTGCTCAAAGCAGCAGGCCGAACCGCAGCCGATCGTGTCGGTGCAGGCTGCGCCGGTGAAACAGGGAAGCATTTCACAAACCGTGACAGCCGATGCGGTCTTATACCCGATCAATCAGGCGACGATCACGCCTAAGATCGCCGCGCCTGTGCTCAAGACTTACGTCACCCGCGGATCGAAGGTTCGTCAGGGCCAGTTGCTGGTGACCCTCGAAAACAGAGATCTGACGGCGGCACAAGAGGAGAATCGGGGAAACTTCGAGACCGTGCAGGCGCAAACTGCAATAGCGAAGCAGAACTCCATACCTGAAGAACTGACGAAAGCAGAGTCAGACACGAAGGCAGCAAAAGAAAGCCTCGACGTCCAGCAAAAGCTCTTTGATAGCCGTCAAAATCTGTTCAATCAGGGCGCAATTCCGCGCAAGGATCTCGATGCGGCGGCAGTCACTCTGGTGCAGGCTCGCGCTCAGTATGAACAGGCGCAGAAGCATTTCGACGGATTGAAAGCCGGTGGAAATCAATATGCGCTCAACTCCGCTGGCGGGCAACTCGTCGCCGCAGAGGGGAAATACAAGGGGGCGCAGGCTCAACTTCAATATTCCCAAATCCGCAGTCCCATCGATGGTGTGGTCACGGATGGACCGCTGTATCCAGGAATGCTGCCGACGGTGGGCGCGCCTCTCATCACCGTGATGAACCTGTCGCAAATGATCGCGAAGGCGCATATTCCCCAGAATCAGGCATCGTTACTGAAGAAGGGCGATGATGCGACCGTCAAGATGGTGGGCCTTGAGGACGAAATCAAAGGTAAAGTCATTCTGGTCAGCCCAGCCCTCGATCCTGGTAGTACCACCGTCGAAGTCTGGGTACAAGCTGCTAATCCGAAGGGCGCACTGAAAGCGGGGTCGTCAGCCTCACTCTCGATGGTCGCGCATACCGTGCCCGATGCACTCGTTGTCCCGGCTGAAGCGTTGGTTACCGATGAGGGAGGCAAGAAGTCCGTTATGGTTATCGGCGGCGACGGCGTCGCCAACAAACGGGAAGTCGAGACCGGTGTACAAACCGCCGACTCCGTGCAGATCGTGAGCGGAGTGAAGCCGGGGGAGCAGGTAGTGAGCACGGGCGCGTACGGCTTGCCAGACAAGACCAAAGTAAAGGTTGAGGCGCCCGCCGCTCCTGGCAAGGAAGGCGGCGACGAGGGCAAAGACAAAGGCGAAGGCGGGAGCGAGCCGTAA
- a CDS encoding efflux RND transporter permease subunit, with protein sequence MATKITPIDEVQRLPVPLPDYWFSRFSKPLIFLIIALAIMGAYLAFTIPVAVFPEVNFPRIIIGIDNGVMPIDQMMVTITRPVEDAVNSVPGLQRVNSITSRGSAEIDLFFNWNVDMVQTLQLVNSAVAQVQTSLPNTAKFDTHRLTFASFPILGYSLTSDTVPQTQLWELATYELKPQINRLDGVATVVVQGGQEPEYLITPDPSKLLSASVTVPDITNAVAKTNLVDSPGLIEDNHQLVLGLINGQVRSPEELGQIVVKTNPAGIPIHIGDVATVTHGTKPKYTVVTANGKPAVLLSINRQPDSNTVVVADEVNARVAELKKTLPPGIKLTPYYDQSGLVRDSIGSVRDAILIGLVLASIVIVVFLRDWGSSAVAGMVIPITIVITFIVLKAIGESFNLMTLGGLAAAVGLVIDDAIVVIENIVLHRDLGQGRLQAIYSALKEVTAPLIGSTVTPIVVFLPLVAIHGVYGTFFRALAVTMGVSLFTSLALALTWTPNLSQYFVKRKSQHKTDEVAAAEWTDRERLERMIEAEEASYGKRFHAVVNFYERWLRRALERPLLLAGLSVVLIVVAYFCFQALGSDLLPAMDEGGFIVDYIMPPGSSLAETNRVVNHVEQIIRADKDVQSTSRRTGLQLGLAAVTEANTGDISVKLKAKHERSSDEVIADLRVKIKQEEPQLDTEFPQLLQDMIGDLTSAPEPVVIKLFNNDAALLAKTGPQVADAISKIKGVVDVKDGVENTTSGPALNYQIDPAVTARAGFSPDEVAIDASAILEGEPATTPVVVNNRAYTVRVRFPDANRANIEAMKNTLLASSAGRTATLGSLATVTQIPGQTEIRRENLQRDLEVTARFEGIDLGTGINKVQAEIAKLHLPSSIRIEYGGLYAEQQQTFHDFVFVFVMAFAFVFAVLLFEFRSFSAPTAILASALLSTAGVFLALLITGTTFSVSAFMGLIMVIGIVAKNGILLLDAEHEFRRAGFSPEDAMMRAGRRRLRPIAMTAIAAIAGMLPLAFALGAGSEMLQPLAIAVIGGILISMVLSLLVTPAVHFYLTGRREEAATR encoded by the coding sequence ATGGCGACGAAGATCACGCCAATTGACGAAGTGCAACGCCTTCCTGTTCCGTTGCCCGACTATTGGTTCTCGCGTTTTTCGAAGCCGCTTATCTTTCTAATCATCGCGTTGGCGATCATGGGAGCGTATCTCGCGTTCACCATCCCCGTCGCTGTTTTCCCGGAAGTGAACTTTCCCCGCATCATTATCGGCATCGACAACGGTGTGATGCCGATCGATCAGATGATGGTCACGATCACACGCCCGGTAGAGGATGCGGTGAACAGCGTTCCCGGATTGCAGCGGGTAAACTCCATAACCAGTCGTGGCTCTGCGGAAATCGACCTCTTCTTCAACTGGAACGTCGATATGGTGCAGACGTTGCAGTTAGTGAACTCTGCGGTGGCGCAGGTGCAAACCTCGCTGCCGAATACGGCGAAGTTCGATACTCACCGTCTCACCTTCGCCAGCTTTCCCATTCTGGGCTACAGTCTGACGTCGGATACGGTTCCGCAAACGCAGCTCTGGGAGTTGGCGACCTACGAGCTTAAGCCGCAGATAAACCGTCTCGATGGAGTAGCAACGGTTGTCGTCCAGGGGGGACAGGAGCCGGAATACTTAATCACGCCTGATCCTTCGAAGCTCTTGAGCGCCTCGGTTACAGTGCCGGACATCACCAACGCAGTCGCGAAGACCAACCTTGTCGATTCGCCCGGCCTGATCGAGGACAATCACCAGCTCGTGTTGGGGTTGATCAACGGCCAGGTTCGCAGCCCCGAGGAGCTGGGCCAAATCGTTGTGAAGACCAACCCGGCCGGGATCCCGATTCACATTGGCGATGTGGCTACGGTCACCCACGGCACAAAGCCGAAGTACACGGTAGTGACAGCGAATGGCAAGCCAGCCGTACTGCTCTCGATCAACCGTCAGCCCGACAGCAACACCGTGGTAGTAGCGGACGAAGTGAACGCCAGGGTGGCGGAGCTCAAGAAGACGTTGCCGCCGGGCATCAAGCTGACTCCGTACTACGATCAATCAGGACTGGTAAGGGACTCTATCGGTAGCGTGCGAGACGCGATCCTGATTGGGTTGGTGCTGGCGTCGATTGTCATTGTCGTGTTCCTGCGTGACTGGGGCAGCTCCGCCGTCGCAGGAATGGTGATTCCGATCACCATCGTGATTACTTTCATCGTGCTGAAGGCCATCGGCGAGAGTTTCAATTTGATGACGCTTGGTGGACTGGCAGCCGCCGTCGGACTGGTTATCGACGATGCAATCGTTGTAATCGAGAACATCGTCCTGCATCGAGATCTCGGGCAAGGAAGACTCCAGGCAATCTATAGCGCTCTCAAAGAAGTCACAGCGCCGTTGATTGGATCCACGGTCACGCCAATTGTCGTATTTTTGCCTCTCGTCGCGATTCATGGCGTATATGGCACGTTCTTTCGCGCGCTTGCAGTCACGATGGGCGTGTCATTGTTCACATCGCTCGCGCTGGCGCTCACATGGACACCGAACCTGAGCCAATACTTTGTGAAGCGGAAATCGCAGCACAAAACCGACGAAGTGGCGGCTGCGGAGTGGACCGATCGTGAACGCCTCGAACGTATGATTGAGGCCGAAGAGGCCTCATATGGCAAGCGGTTTCATGCCGTCGTTAATTTCTATGAGCGTTGGCTGCGCCGGGCGCTGGAGCGTCCGTTGTTGCTCGCCGGCCTAAGCGTAGTCCTGATCGTTGTTGCCTACTTCTGCTTTCAAGCTCTTGGATCGGACCTGCTGCCGGCGATGGACGAAGGCGGCTTTATCGTCGATTACATCATGCCGCCGGGAAGCTCGCTCGCCGAGACTAACCGCGTCGTCAACCATGTAGAGCAGATCATACGTGCCGACAAGGACGTGCAAAGCACTTCGCGGCGTACCGGCTTGCAACTTGGACTCGCGGCGGTGACGGAAGCGAATACCGGTGACATCTCCGTGAAGCTGAAGGCGAAACACGAACGCTCTTCTGACGAAGTGATTGCGGACCTTCGCGTCAAGATCAAACAGGAAGAGCCGCAACTGGATACGGAGTTCCCGCAACTTTTGCAGGACATGATCGGAGATCTCACCAGCGCGCCCGAGCCGGTGGTGATCAAGTTATTTAACAACGACGCGGCTCTGTTGGCGAAGACCGGGCCGCAGGTCGCCGATGCAATCTCCAAAATCAAGGGCGTCGTCGACGTCAAGGACGGCGTCGAGAACACCACCAGCGGCCCGGCATTGAATTACCAGATCGATCCTGCGGTGACAGCGCGCGCCGGCTTTAGTCCCGACGAAGTAGCCATCGATGCTTCTGCCATTCTCGAAGGTGAGCCCGCCACGACTCCTGTGGTTGTGAACAACCGCGCCTACACGGTACGGGTTCGGTTCCCGGACGCGAATCGAGCGAATATCGAAGCGATGAAGAATACGCTGCTCGCAAGCTCCGCAGGTCGCACCGCAACGCTTGGTTCATTGGCTACGGTAACGCAAATTCCCGGGCAGACAGAAATTCGCCGTGAGAACCTGCAGCGCGATTTGGAGGTCACTGCTCGATTTGAAGGGATCGATCTGGGAACCGGTATTAACAAAGTGCAAGCCGAAATCGCCAAGCTTCACCTTCCATCTTCGATTCGCATCGAGTACGGCGGGCTTTACGCCGAGCAGCAGCAGACCTTCCACGACTTCGTCTTTGTCTTCGTGATGGCGTTCGCCTTCGTTTTTGCCGTGTTGCTGTTCGAGTTCCGGAGCTTCTCCGCCCCCACCGCCATCCTCGCTTCCGCGCTGCTCTCAACCGCCGGAGTCTTCCTTGCGCTGCTAATCACCGGCACAACGTTTAGCGTTTCCGCGTTCATGGGGCTGATTATGGTCATCGGCATCGTGGCCAAGAACGGAATCCTCCTGCTCGATGCCGAACACGAATTTCGACGCGCGGGATTCTCGCCGGAAGATGCCATGATGCGCGCCGGTAGGCGACGTTTGCGTCCGATCGCCATGACTGCCATTGCGGCCATCGCGGGCATGCTACCCCTCGCCTTCGCCCTCGGCGCAGGATCGGAAATGCTTCAGCCGCTGGCCATTGCCGTAATCGGCGGCATCCTTATTTCGATGGTGCTCTCGCTATTGGTCACGCCTGCCGTGCACTTCTACCTCACCGGACGAAGAGAAGAGGCGGCAACACGATAA